A DNA window from Impatiens glandulifera chromosome 7, dImpGla2.1, whole genome shotgun sequence contains the following coding sequences:
- the LOC124946305 gene encoding arp2/3 complex-activating protein rickA-like, whose amino-acid sequence MAAIVTGTPVNWSRVLFDTLVWMINVQSVSLIPQMSTLLVELGVPTCPGEGLNQAQEIERLEAICNLKEVPVYTAPVIEEFPIDWTTTSREDTETPRDIETPIQDNAEIPTSKTVEVQSLENVEVPNSEIEVINLEDSAQLEPPNEEEAPINLDERADPNPTEQSSPTPPPEATVSVPPKEWIEDRLQEFEASVSGRIGEQLKKFEVSTSGQVEDRLQKFEASISEQIDDRILEHNVSKLQPLKDRCENVFDSAMQFADVTKKVVDHHQARLAELSTGLWEEAGERENCAHHIIALEGLTSELKKDFERVDPTIERVSVLEKKNEDLVAEERLDAEVNKDKEAPRATPLTEEEVEAERIRRAEIMYPGYAEQIARQAADDAERLERQKRGLEEFSEANKKKKKVAPSASAPVVSASASKKRKKPASKKTPPPPPPPPPPPPSQPAPPPPPKPPPPKPPPPPVAPAMLMLTKWAAV is encoded by the exons ATGGCCGCAATCGTCACCggcacaccggtaaactggtcccgggtgctgtTCGACACCTTGGTTTGGATGATTAACGTCCAGTCAGTCAGTCTCATTCCCCAAATGAGCACCCTCCTGGTGGAACTCGGTGTTCCAACTTGCCCTGGCGAAGGCCTGAACCAGGCTCAG gaaatagagcggctggaagccatATGCAATCTAAAAGAAGTACCGGTATATACCGCTCCAGTCATCGAAGAATTTCCAATTGACTGGACAACAACCTCAAGAGAAGACACCGAGACACCGAGGGACATTGAGACACCGATACAGGACAATGCTGAAATACCGACTTCAAAGACTGTTGAGGTACAAAGTTTAGAAAATGTCGAGGTTCCAAACTCAGAAATTGAGGTAATAAACTTAGAGGATTCGGCTCAATTAGAACCTCCAAATGAAGAGGAGGCACCGATAAATCTTGATGAAAGAGCCGATCCTAATCCGACCGAGCAGTCCTCTCCCACTCCACCACCGGAAGCTACTGTTTCAGTTCCTCCTAAGGAATGgattgaagaccggcttcaAGAATTTGAAGCATCCGTTTCGGGACGGATTGGTGAGCAACTTAAGAAATTTGAAGTGTCCACATCGGGGCAGGTTGAAGACCGGCTTCAGAAATTTGAAGCATCAATATCAGAGCAGATTGATGACCGCATACTTGAACACAACGTCTCtaagcttcaaccgctcaaggatagATGCGAGAACGTTTTCGATTCGGCCATGCAGTTCGCCGATGTGACAAAGAAGGTTGTGGATCACCATCAAGCGCGCCTAGCGgaactcagcaccggactatgggaagaggccggtgagcgagaaAATTGTGCTCATCATATTATAGCTCTGGAGGGTCTCACTTCggaattaaagaaggatttcgaacgggttgATCCGACAATTGAACGAGTCTCGGTACTGGAAAAGAAAAACGaagatctcgtggccgaa gaaaggctggacgccgaagtcAACAAAGACAAAGAGGCGCCGCGAGCGACTCCGCTGACCGAGGAAGAAGTAGAGGCCGAGAGAATAAGAAGGGCTGAGATCATGTATCCAGGGTATGCTGAGCAAATAGCAAGACAAGCTGCGGATGATGCCGAACGGCTGGAGAGACAAAAACGTGGGCTGGAAGAGTTCTCCGAagcaaacaagaagaaaaagaaagtggcCCCCTCTGCTTCAGCACCGGTCGTCTCCGCCTCAgcatcaaagaaaagaaagaagccgGCTAGTAAGAAA ACTCCACCACCTCCACCCCCACCCCCACCTCCACCTCCATCGCAGCCAGCTCCACCACCACCGCCGAAGCCACCACCGCCGAAGCCACCACCGCCACCGGTTGCCCCAGccatgttgatgctgacaaaaTGGGCGGCTGTATGA